One Gimesia aquarii DNA segment encodes these proteins:
- a CDS encoding GNAT family N-acetyltransferase: MHLRKAGLSDLALLQHWDQQPHVIACDPDSDWNWEQELDRDPVWRKQLIAVVDERPIGVLQIIDPAIEETHYWGDIQKGFRAIDIWIGESSDLGKGYGTTMMRLALDQCFSNSEVKAVLVDPLARNTRAHRFYERLGFQFSERRRFGDEDCFVYCLRRDEYEKTVC; the protein is encoded by the coding sequence ATGCATTTACGCAAAGCCGGTCTTTCAGATTTAGCACTCTTGCAGCACTGGGATCAACAACCGCATGTGATTGCCTGCGATCCTGATAGTGATTGGAATTGGGAACAGGAACTTGATCGAGACCCCGTATGGAGAAAACAGCTGATCGCCGTAGTTGACGAACGGCCGATCGGAGTTCTGCAAATTATTGATCCTGCCATAGAGGAGACCCACTATTGGGGCGATATTCAGAAAGGTTTTCGAGCGATTGACATTTGGATTGGAGAGTCAAGTGATCTGGGAAAGGGATATGGAACAACGATGATGCGGTTGGCCCTTGACCAGTGTTTTTCAAATTCCGAAGTCAAAGCCGTACTCGTAGATCCACTGGCTCGGAATACCCGCGCACATCGATTTTACGAACGGCTCGGTTTTCAGTTTTCAGAACGACGCCGTTTCGGTGACGAAGATTGTTTTGTCTATTGTCTGAGGCGTGATGAATACGAGAAAACTGTCTGCTAA
- a CDS encoding carbon-nitrogen hydrolase family protein translates to MNQSATVAACQLLDVQDDIEQSLNKMIDYADRASEQGAQLVCFPESYLQGYVAEEQQAQQRAVDVSSDSFADILKRLAKVQPILVIGMIEKEGDKLYISAIVVKQGELLGCYRKTKLAPGESIFELGEKVPIFEVEGLRFGINICYDTNFSECAAAIANQNAHLMVCPCYNMLSYNNAENWKFKHNTIRAERTIETGLWLISADVTGERDGQISYGPTALIDPHGSVVTQVPLLEEGMIVQEITF, encoded by the coding sequence ATGAACCAGAGTGCTACCGTTGCCGCTTGTCAGTTGCTTGATGTCCAGGATGATATCGAACAGTCCTTGAACAAGATGATTGACTACGCTGATCGTGCGTCAGAGCAGGGGGCACAGTTAGTCTGCTTTCCGGAGAGTTATCTGCAAGGATATGTGGCTGAAGAACAGCAAGCCCAGCAGCGCGCGGTCGATGTGTCTTCCGATTCGTTTGCCGACATTCTCAAAAGGCTTGCAAAGGTTCAACCGATACTCGTTATCGGCATGATCGAGAAAGAGGGAGACAAACTCTATATTTCGGCGATTGTCGTAAAACAGGGCGAGTTACTGGGCTGTTATCGCAAGACAAAACTGGCCCCAGGTGAATCAATTTTTGAGCTGGGAGAAAAGGTTCCCATCTTTGAAGTCGAAGGACTGAGGTTTGGAATCAATATTTGTTATGATACTAACTTTTCAGAATGTGCCGCGGCAATCGCGAATCAGAACGCACACTTGATGGTCTGTCCCTGTTATAACATGCTGAGCTACAATAATGCGGAAAATTGGAAATTCAAACACAATACAATCCGGGCAGAAAGGACTATCGAAACGGGGCTGTGGTTAATCTCTGCTGACGTTACAGGTGAGAGGGACGGACAGATTTCCTATGGTCCCACCGCTTTGATTGATCCACATGGTTCAGTCGTAACTCAAGTCCCCTTGCTGGAAGAAGGCATGATCGTGCAGGAGATTACTTTTTGA
- a CDS encoding macro domain-containing protein, translating to MERFHVNRYLSQKKRLQIKLAATDQALVQAWQRWCGDLPFVSVHEGSIFDQASDAIVSPANSFGFMDGGIDRLYLERFGHSLQDRVQTQIRQDHAGELLVGAATLVETQDETFPFLIAAPTMRVPVTLDSTINPFLAARAIFLLIRDGIIPSGIYTGEPVRNHVKSVSLPGLGTGVGRVHPEQCSKQVRAAIEDVIMGKFIFPQTTSQIRKRHDRLIGK from the coding sequence ATGGAACGTTTCCATGTCAACAGGTATCTCTCACAAAAAAAACGCCTGCAGATTAAACTAGCTGCGACTGATCAGGCACTCGTTCAGGCATGGCAGCGCTGGTGTGGTGATCTACCCTTCGTAAGTGTTCACGAGGGATCAATTTTCGATCAAGCGAGTGATGCCATCGTCAGTCCTGCTAATAGCTTTGGGTTTATGGATGGTGGTATTGATCGGCTTTACTTGGAACGATTCGGCCACTCACTGCAAGATCGCGTACAGACACAGATTAGGCAGGATCATGCCGGCGAACTACTTGTTGGGGCTGCTACACTCGTTGAAACACAGGACGAAACGTTTCCGTTTCTGATCGCCGCACCGACAATGCGAGTTCCTGTGACCTTGGATTCAACAATCAATCCTTTTCTCGCGGCTCGAGCGATCTTTCTACTCATTCGTGATGGAATAATTCCATCAGGCATATATACTGGCGAACCCGTTCGTAATCATGTGAAGTCAGTATCGTTACCGGGGCTTGGTACAGGAGTCGGCCGAGTCCATCCAGAACAATGTTCCAAGCAGGTACGTGCCGCGATCGAAGACGTGATTATGGGCAAATTTATCTTTCCACAAACCACATCACAAATACGAAAACGACACGATCGGTTAATCGGAAAATGA
- a CDS encoding glutamate synthase subunit beta has translation MGKPTGFMEFPRELGADRKPELRILDWNEFHEHLTEEELANQGARCMDCGIPFCHTGTTLAGMASGCPINNLIPEWNDHVYHGRWQDAIESLHKTNNFPEFTGRVCPAPCEGSCVLGIHEPAVTIKNIENSIIDHAFDQGWVVANPPKVRTGKKVAVIGSGPAGLSAAAQLNSAGHSVTVYERADRIGGLLMYGIPNMKLEKWIVQRRVDLLADEGVEFVTNTSIGVDIKADQLMKDFDAVVICTGATKPRDLPIPGRDLKGVHFAMEYLTANTQSLLESGLENTHYQNSPVENFINAEGKKVVVIGGGDTGTDCLGTAMRQKCESLINLEIVPQPPAERAANNPWPQWPKIFRVDYGHEEAAAVFGKDPRLFQMSTVEFTGDEQGNLTGLTICEVDWSKPVENGPPFSVVPGSEKVLECDLVFLALGFLGPEHLISEQLNLETDARSNFKAEHEQYTTNIEGVFAAGDCRRGQSLIVWAINEGRGAARECDRYLMGATELP, from the coding sequence ATGGGTAAGCCAACAGGCTTCATGGAGTTTCCACGAGAACTGGGTGCAGACAGAAAACCTGAATTGCGTATTCTGGACTGGAACGAGTTTCACGAGCATCTGACTGAAGAAGAACTCGCAAACCAGGGCGCGCGTTGTATGGATTGCGGTATCCCTTTTTGTCATACCGGGACAACACTGGCAGGAATGGCGTCCGGCTGCCCGATCAATAACTTGATTCCGGAGTGGAACGATCATGTCTATCACGGTCGTTGGCAGGATGCGATTGAGAGTCTACATAAGACGAATAACTTCCCTGAGTTTACCGGTCGCGTTTGCCCGGCTCCCTGTGAGGGCTCGTGTGTGCTGGGAATACACGAACCGGCTGTGACAATTAAGAACATTGAAAACTCGATTATCGATCACGCTTTCGATCAGGGCTGGGTTGTTGCGAATCCTCCCAAAGTGCGTACCGGCAAGAAAGTGGCTGTGATTGGTTCCGGTCCCGCAGGATTGTCGGCGGCCGCTCAACTCAATAGCGCGGGCCACAGCGTCACCGTTTATGAGAGAGCCGATCGCATCGGCGGGCTCTTGATGTATGGTATACCTAACATGAAGCTGGAAAAGTGGATTGTACAGCGACGTGTCGATTTACTGGCCGACGAGGGAGTCGAATTTGTCACCAATACTTCAATTGGTGTCGACATTAAGGCCGATCAATTGATGAAGGACTTCGATGCCGTCGTCATTTGTACTGGCGCAACAAAGCCTCGCGATCTGCCCATTCCCGGACGCGATCTCAAGGGAGTCCATTTTGCAATGGAATACCTGACTGCGAATACGCAGAGCCTGCTGGAATCGGGTCTGGAAAATACACACTATCAGAATTCGCCTGTGGAAAACTTCATCAATGCCGAAGGCAAGAAAGTTGTAGTGATCGGCGGTGGTGATACCGGTACCGATTGTCTGGGAACCGCAATGCGACAGAAATGCGAAAGCCTGATTAACCTCGAAATTGTTCCGCAGCCACCCGCTGAGCGGGCTGCGAATAACCCCTGGCCTCAATGGCCTAAAATTTTCCGCGTGGATTATGGTCATGAAGAAGCGGCTGCCGTCTTTGGTAAAGATCCGCGTCTGTTCCAGATGTCGACGGTCGAGTTTACCGGTGATGAGCAGGGTAATCTAACCGGACTTACGATCTGCGAAGTCGACTGGTCCAAACCGGTCGAGAACGGTCCTCCCTTCAGTGTTGTTCCTGGTTCGGAAAAAGTCCTGGAATGCGATCTGGTCTTCCTGGCACTGGGCTTTTTAGGCCCCGAGCATCTCATCAGTGAGCAGCTCAATCTGGAAACCGATGCCCGTTCGAACTTCAAAGCCGAGCATGAGCAGTACACGACCAACATCGAAGGTGTGTTCGCTGCCGGCGACTGTCGACGCGGCCAGAGCCTGATTGTCTGGGCCATTAACGAAGGCCGCGGCGCGGCCCGAGAATGCGATCGCTACCTGATGGGCGCAACTGAGCTGCCGTAA
- the gltB gene encoding glutamate synthase large subunit translates to MTSRTVRRGTDSENNNRNSIFQVGRLPEAHGLYDPEFEHDSCGVGFVAHIKGKRSHQIVLDADEMLRHMTHRGACGCEENTGDGAGILVSIPHDFLTRVVKQDLDLDLPQQNNYGMGVVFLPTDVAQREHCKKVVEEITQDQGLVVLGWRELPVNPDKADIGPSARRAMPQMEQVFISTPNGKIADQDDLERQLYIILKSSSRQLREGSLPQGLMFYFCSLSSKVVVYKGMLTPDQVMPFYPDLQAEDFTSHLAMVHSRFSTNTFPSWDRAQPCRFMAHNGEINTLRGNANWMYARQGMMSSDLFGADLKKLFPIIEPHCSDSGNFDNALELLLMSGRPLPEVMMMMIPEAWQNHHSISVAKRAFYEYHSALQEPWDGPASVSFTDGQCIGAVLDRNGLRPSRYYVTHDDRVIMASEVGVLEVDPKIVKEKGRLQPGKMFLVDFEEGRLIPDEELKEKYSTERPYHEWLQNQRIHLHDIPPADEVEDVPTTELLSRMQAFGFTFETLKFMLIPLIKAKKDPIGSMGNDAALACLSDQSRLLYDYFHQLFAQVTNPAIDSIREEVIMTLECYIGPEGNLLDSTEEQCHRLLIPEPIITNEEMAAIKVMDYRGWKNKTIDVTYPKSEGEAGFRVALDRIREEASQAIADGFSLITLSDRAVNAERVGLPTLISCGAIHHHLVRNEQRTQIGIVLETGEAREVHHHCLLFGYGADAINPYMAFESLWHSLEAGELDATEWTRDSIVAAYRKGVGKGMLKVMAKMGISTLQSYKGAQIFEAVGLNQEIIDTCFAGTASRIKGIGFDVVAQESEMRHDIGYPHRDQVRVSSLTNPGVYHWRANGEKHSWSPENIANLQAAATSRDKNAYKQFAKAVNEQTTRECHLRGLLKFKKRESISLDEVEPVTEIVKRFCTGAMSYGSISAESHEALAVAMNRLGGKSNTGEGGEDYSRFKPLESGDSKRSAIKQIASGRFGVTSWYLTNADELQIKISQGAKPGEGGELPGHKVNKIIASVRHSTPGVGLISPPPHHDIYSIEDLSQLIYDLKNTNPSARISVKLVSEVGVGTIASGVAKGHADNILISGASGGTGASPLTSVKHAGLPWELGISETHQTLVMNDLRSRVRLQTDGQLKTGRDIVVASLLGAEEFGFSTAPLITMGCIMMRKCHLNTCPVGIATQNPELRKKFAGQPEHVVNYFFLLAEEARELMAELGFRTMDEMVGRSDVLELDEGIAHWKAKHLDLTPILKLAEKPHPNVGTYCTRDQEHGLEVVIDNILIDQCQPAIQNGEPVVVDVKVKNTDRTFGTMLSHEVSKHHGADGLPDETIHINSKGSAGQSLGAWLAYGITIEHEGDANDYVGKGLSGGRIVIYPPEDSTFSPEENIIVGNVNLYGATEGEVYIRGQAAERFCVRNSGARAVVEGIGDHGCEYMTGGRAVILGETGRNFAAGMSGGVAYVYDPHGLLLQNCNLETIELEQVEDADDIAELKTLIDNHRKFTGSTVARSIIDNWEAELELFKKVMPIDYKRALLEMAAEEAEAAASV, encoded by the coding sequence ATGACAAGTCGAACTGTTCGGCGTGGAACTGATTCCGAAAACAATAATCGAAACTCCATTTTTCAAGTGGGGCGTCTGCCGGAAGCACACGGACTTTATGATCCGGAATTCGAGCACGATAGCTGTGGTGTCGGATTTGTCGCTCATATCAAAGGCAAACGTTCGCATCAAATTGTGCTCGATGCCGACGAGATGCTGCGTCATATGACACATCGAGGCGCGTGTGGTTGCGAAGAAAACACCGGTGATGGTGCCGGAATTTTAGTTTCGATTCCTCACGATTTTCTGACCAGAGTTGTCAAGCAGGACCTGGATCTAGACTTACCTCAGCAGAACAACTACGGGATGGGAGTGGTATTTTTACCGACCGATGTTGCGCAGCGTGAGCATTGCAAAAAAGTCGTTGAAGAAATCACCCAGGATCAGGGACTCGTTGTTTTGGGATGGCGTGAACTACCGGTTAATCCGGATAAAGCCGACATCGGTCCCTCCGCGCGACGAGCGATGCCTCAGATGGAGCAGGTTTTTATCTCGACTCCCAACGGAAAAATTGCGGATCAGGATGATCTGGAACGACAACTCTATATTATATTGAAGTCATCCAGCCGACAGTTACGTGAAGGGAGCCTACCTCAGGGCTTGATGTTCTACTTCTGTTCGCTGTCCAGCAAAGTTGTGGTCTACAAAGGGATGTTAACTCCCGATCAGGTCATGCCGTTCTACCCGGATTTGCAGGCTGAGGATTTTACCAGTCACCTGGCGATGGTCCACTCGCGTTTCTCTACCAACACCTTTCCCAGTTGGGATCGTGCTCAGCCGTGTCGATTTATGGCACACAACGGAGAAATCAACACCCTGCGTGGTAATGCAAACTGGATGTATGCCCGACAAGGGATGATGTCCAGTGACCTGTTTGGTGCCGACCTCAAGAAGTTGTTCCCGATCATTGAGCCTCACTGTTCCGATTCTGGTAACTTTGACAATGCACTGGAATTATTGTTGATGTCCGGTCGTCCGTTACCAGAAGTCATGATGATGATGATTCCGGAAGCCTGGCAGAATCACCATTCTATTTCTGTCGCGAAGCGTGCGTTTTATGAATATCATTCTGCGCTTCAGGAACCATGGGACGGACCAGCTTCGGTTTCCTTTACTGACGGTCAGTGTATTGGGGCCGTATTGGACCGGAATGGTTTACGCCCCAGTCGTTACTATGTCACCCACGATGATCGTGTCATCATGGCCAGTGAAGTCGGTGTGCTGGAAGTCGATCCCAAAATCGTCAAAGAAAAGGGGCGTTTGCAGCCAGGAAAAATGTTCCTGGTTGACTTTGAAGAAGGTCGTCTGATTCCTGATGAAGAACTCAAAGAAAAATATTCCACTGAGCGACCTTATCATGAATGGTTGCAAAATCAGCGTATTCATTTGCACGATATTCCCCCCGCTGATGAAGTAGAGGATGTTCCTACAACTGAATTGCTGTCGCGAATGCAGGCTTTCGGATTTACATTTGAAACTTTGAAGTTCATGTTGATTCCGCTGATCAAAGCCAAGAAAGATCCCATTGGCTCGATGGGTAATGATGCGGCTCTGGCCTGCCTCAGCGATCAGTCTCGGTTACTGTATGATTACTTCCACCAGCTCTTTGCCCAGGTGACGAACCCGGCCATCGATTCGATTCGTGAAGAAGTGATCATGACACTCGAATGTTATATCGGTCCGGAAGGTAACTTATTAGATTCAACTGAAGAGCAGTGTCATCGTTTATTGATCCCTGAGCCAATCATTACGAATGAAGAGATGGCTGCGATTAAAGTGATGGACTATCGTGGCTGGAAAAATAAAACGATTGATGTCACTTATCCTAAATCGGAGGGCGAAGCGGGATTCCGAGTTGCTTTAGATCGGATTCGAGAAGAAGCGTCACAGGCGATTGCCGATGGTTTTAGTTTGATTACCTTATCTGACCGGGCTGTGAATGCGGAACGAGTTGGTTTGCCGACACTCATTTCTTGTGGTGCCATTCATCATCACTTAGTACGAAATGAGCAACGCACTCAAATCGGGATTGTCCTGGAAACGGGTGAAGCCCGCGAAGTTCATCACCACTGTCTGCTATTTGGTTATGGTGCCGACGCGATCAATCCTTACATGGCGTTTGAATCGTTATGGCATTCTCTCGAAGCTGGCGAACTGGACGCGACAGAATGGACTCGGGATTCCATCGTTGCCGCTTACCGTAAAGGGGTTGGTAAGGGGATGTTAAAAGTGATGGCCAAAATGGGCATCTCGACGCTACAAAGTTACAAAGGCGCACAGATTTTTGAAGCCGTCGGCCTGAATCAGGAAATCATCGATACCTGTTTTGCGGGCACCGCCAGCCGAATTAAGGGAATCGGCTTTGATGTCGTAGCCCAAGAAAGCGAAATGCGGCACGACATCGGCTATCCTCACAGGGATCAGGTTCGGGTATCCAGTCTGACCAATCCCGGAGTCTATCATTGGCGCGCGAATGGAGAAAAGCATTCGTGGTCACCAGAAAACATTGCCAACCTGCAGGCTGCCGCGACTTCCAGAGATAAAAATGCCTACAAGCAGTTTGCGAAAGCCGTTAACGAACAGACAACTCGCGAATGTCATTTGCGGGGTCTATTGAAATTCAAAAAAAGAGAATCGATTTCTCTGGATGAAGTCGAACCCGTTACGGAAATCGTCAAACGCTTCTGTACCGGTGCGATGAGTTATGGTTCGATTTCTGCTGAATCTCATGAAGCGCTGGCTGTTGCCATGAACCGTTTGGGCGGGAAAAGTAATACGGGAGAAGGAGGAGAAGACTATTCGCGGTTCAAACCTCTGGAAAGTGGAGATTCCAAGCGATCCGCAATCAAGCAAATTGCCTCAGGTCGGTTTGGTGTGACCAGCTGGTATTTAACCAATGCGGATGAGTTACAGATCAAGATTTCTCAAGGTGCGAAACCAGGAGAGGGTGGTGAATTACCCGGGCACAAGGTCAATAAGATTATTGCTTCGGTGCGTCATTCGACTCCCGGTGTTGGATTGATCAGTCCACCCCCGCATCATGACATTTATTCGATTGAAGACTTGTCACAGTTGATCTACGACTTGAAAAATACGAATCCTTCCGCCCGGATCAGCGTCAAGCTGGTTTCTGAAGTGGGTGTGGGAACGATTGCCTCAGGTGTCGCGAAAGGGCACGCAGATAATATTCTGATCTCGGGCGCCTCAGGCGGTACCGGTGCTTCTCCGCTGACCAGCGTGAAGCATGCTGGTCTGCCCTGGGAGTTGGGGATTTCTGAAACCCATCAGACACTTGTCATGAATGACCTGCGCAGCCGCGTGCGATTACAAACGGATGGCCAATTAAAAACTGGTCGAGATATCGTGGTTGCCAGTTTGCTGGGCGCCGAAGAATTTGGGTTCTCAACCGCGCCGCTGATTACCATGGGTTGTATTATGATGCGTAAGTGCCATCTCAATACGTGTCCTGTGGGTATCGCAACACAGAATCCGGAACTTCGTAAGAAATTCGCCGGTCAGCCCGAACACGTGGTGAATTACTTCTTCCTCCTGGCAGAAGAAGCGCGTGAGCTCATGGCTGAACTCGGTTTCCGCACGATGGATGAAATGGTCGGTCGTAGTGATGTTCTGGAATTGGATGAAGGAATTGCTCACTGGAAGGCAAAGCATCTGGATCTGACACCCATTCTGAAGCTTGCTGAGAAGCCACATCCCAACGTGGGGACCTATTGTACTCGAGATCAGGAGCATGGCCTGGAAGTGGTCATCGATAACATTCTCATCGATCAATGTCAGCCCGCGATTCAAAATGGCGAGCCGGTGGTGGTCGATGTGAAAGTCAAAAACACTGATCGAACTTTCGGCACAATGTTGAGTCATGAAGTTTCCAAACATCATGGTGCTGATGGATTGCCCGATGAAACGATTCACATCAACAGCAAAGGATCTGCCGGACAAAGTCTGGGAGCCTGGCTGGCATATGGGATTACGATTGAGCATGAAGGCGATGCGAACGACTATGTCGGTAAAGGTCTAAGTGGTGGAAGAATTGTGATCTATCCACCAGAGGATTCCACATTTTCTCCTGAGGAAAACATTATTGTTGGTAACGTAAATCTTTACGGAGCCACTGAAGGAGAAGTGTATATTCGCGGTCAGGCCGCCGAACGCTTCTGTGTCAGAAATTCAGGTGCCAGGGCGGTGGTCGAAGGCATCGGCGATCATGGTTGTGAATACATGACCGGCGGTCGTGCTGTGATTCTCGGTGAGACCGGTCGAAATTTTGCTGCCGGCATGTCGGGTGGAGTCGCGTATGTCTACGATCCTCATGGGCTGTTGTTGCAAAACTGCAATCTGGAAACAATTGAACTGGAACAAGTAGAAGATGCTGATGATATCGCAGAATTGAAAACACTGATTGATAATCATCGGAAATTTACTGGTTCGACTGTTGCCAGGTCGATCATCGATAACTGGGAGGCGGAACTTGAGCTATTCAAGAAGGTCATGCCCATTGATTACAAACGAGCTTTGCTGGAGATGGCGGCGGAAGAGGCTGAGGCAGCAGCCAGCGTCTAA
- a CDS encoding LysR family transcriptional regulator — MHLRNAELFCDVVIHGSFSKAAEVRRVSQSAASQAVHTLEKRLGTQLIDRSKRPFELTPAGEIYFDGCQQLLQSFEDVEEQVRSAVGKTKNRVRIAAIYSVGLAQMHEYVEQFQELYPDVSVSLDYLHPDEVYQRICENQADLGLVSFPKEDKELTSILWQEQPLVLVVPPDHRLSDRVSCSVSEIEDEPFVAFTAELVVRQKIDRWLKKAGVHPQVVHEFDNIENIKRAVEAEAGIAILPLPTVDKEVQDQSLNVVHLEQIEWSRPIGIIQRKQKSTPDAVSKFIELLHEDPANFSIARRESTEVSASKSENSPDNDAFSFGPLIARE; from the coding sequence ATGCACCTGCGTAATGCTGAACTTTTTTGCGACGTTGTGATTCACGGTAGCTTTTCCAAAGCTGCCGAGGTTCGACGTGTGTCTCAGTCAGCCGCCAGTCAGGCAGTACATACATTAGAAAAGCGATTAGGTACTCAGTTGATTGATCGCTCCAAACGGCCTTTTGAGCTCACTCCTGCTGGCGAGATTTATTTCGATGGTTGTCAGCAGTTGTTGCAGTCGTTTGAAGATGTCGAAGAACAAGTGCGAAGTGCCGTGGGCAAAACCAAAAACAGAGTTAGAATTGCCGCCATCTACTCGGTAGGGCTGGCTCAGATGCATGAATACGTGGAACAGTTCCAGGAACTCTATCCAGATGTGTCAGTAAGTCTGGACTATTTACATCCCGACGAAGTTTATCAGAGGATCTGTGAAAACCAGGCAGATTTGGGACTGGTTTCGTTTCCGAAGGAAGACAAAGAACTCACAAGTATTTTATGGCAGGAACAGCCTCTTGTACTCGTAGTGCCTCCTGATCATCGTTTGTCTGATCGGGTAAGTTGCTCGGTCAGTGAAATTGAAGACGAACCTTTTGTGGCATTTACCGCTGAATTAGTCGTTCGACAAAAGATTGATCGCTGGTTGAAAAAAGCCGGCGTCCATCCGCAAGTGGTTCACGAATTTGACAACATTGAGAATATCAAACGCGCTGTCGAGGCAGAAGCAGGTATTGCAATTCTGCCTTTACCTACTGTTGATAAGGAAGTTCAGGATCAGTCATTGAATGTGGTGCACCTGGAGCAAATCGAGTGGTCTCGTCCAATTGGAATCATTCAAAGAAAGCAGAAGTCGACACCCGATGCGGTTTCGAAATTTATAGAACTCTTACACGAAGACCCCGCTAATTTCTCTATCGCTCGCAGAGAATCGACCGAGGTATCAGCCTCAAAAAGCGAAAACTCTCCCGATAATGATGCATTTTCGTTCGGTCCTCTGATAGCGCGTGAGTAA
- a CDS encoding antibiotic biosynthesis monooxygenase family protein codes for MAPKRRPPYYAVIFTSTQTDDLDGYAEMSAHMEKLASNQTGFLGIESFRSLDKKGVTISYWKDLNAIRAWKENPEHLTAQQLGKQQWYQDYTIEIAKIETAYDLQTDCPPSE; via the coding sequence ATGGCCCCGAAACGACGACCTCCGTATTACGCTGTCATATTCACATCCACCCAAACTGATGATTTGGATGGATATGCGGAAATGTCTGCCCATATGGAAAAACTTGCCAGCAATCAAACCGGATTTCTTGGCATAGAGTCTTTTCGTTCACTAGATAAAAAGGGCGTCACGATTTCGTACTGGAAAGATTTGAACGCCATTCGTGCCTGGAAAGAAAATCCAGAACATCTGACTGCACAACAACTTGGAAAACAGCAATGGTATCAGGACTATACTATCGAGATTGCTAAAATCGAAACCGCTTACGACCTTCAGACCGATTGCCCTCCTTCGGAATAG